AAGATAAGAAAAACTATGGTAAATACGATCTTGCTATCGGAATTGACAACAGCTTTGCCGTTTCAGAAACTCTTGCTGCCTATTTTGTTCCTCCGGAATCTTTTAATGAAGATAGTTTAATTAAAGAAACAATGTTTGATCCCTCTTTGCGTCTAATTCCTTTTGCCTACAGCAATCTCTCACTGGTTTATAATGTCTCTTTAATAAAAAATCCTCCTCAATCGTTTGGTGAATTGCAAGACGCCAAATATTTAGCTC
Above is a window of Candidatus Cloacimonas sp. DNA encoding:
- a CDS encoding thiamine ABC transporter substrate-binding protein, with product MKLKIFCIVFIVMSLFSCSKEGDKQANKNYKHKLILYATEEFRKSGFEHSIVPDFQNKHNCKLEVVLFPNTAELCNAVKDKKNYGKYDLAIGIDNSFAVSETLAAYFVPPESFNEDSLIKETMFDPSLRLIPFAYSNLSLVYNVSLIKNPPQSFGELQDAKYLA